A window of the Thiomicrospira microaerophila genome harbors these coding sequences:
- a CDS encoding class I SAM-dependent methyltransferase, giving the protein MQTRRFQAFLREWSSSRVGAALFKQERELIEKELARLFGYYLLQVGKISTSNILSTSRIKDKIIIDDEYLSTTEQLVIADLDYLPFSAESMDVVVMPHTLESVADPYHLVRQVDAILRAEGSLVITGFNPLGCTVLRSRLGAARKDLRKAHLIKMYRIIDWLNLLGYEIKVAKHGPISCLTNRKGRLDTWFWNNLERFERWLDKIGIHFGNVYIIVAKKREITPKPVGLDWKLANWLPIGNKGRVATSCDQHHLSKKQINK; this is encoded by the coding sequence GTGCAAACTCGTCGATTTCAAGCTTTTTTAAGAGAATGGTCTTCTTCACGCGTTGGAGCCGCTTTGTTCAAACAAGAACGCGAATTAATCGAAAAAGAACTTGCGCGCTTGTTTGGATACTATCTTTTGCAGGTGGGTAAAATTTCCACATCCAATATCCTTAGCACCAGCCGTATCAAAGATAAGATTATTATCGATGACGAATATCTTTCAACCACCGAACAGTTAGTGATTGCTGACCTGGACTATCTTCCCTTTAGCGCTGAGAGCATGGATGTGGTCGTTATGCCGCATACTCTGGAGTCAGTAGCCGACCCTTATCATTTGGTGCGTCAGGTTGATGCCATTTTGAGAGCAGAGGGAAGTTTGGTGATTACCGGGTTTAACCCTCTTGGTTGCACAGTCTTACGCAGTCGTTTAGGTGCAGCACGCAAAGATCTACGTAAAGCCCATTTGATTAAGATGTATCGTATTATTGATTGGCTTAACCTGTTGGGTTATGAAATCAAAGTGGCTAAACATGGCCCTATATCTTGTCTAACTAACCGAAAGGGGCGGCTTGACACTTGGTTTTGGAATAACTTAGAACGCTTCGAACGCTGGTTGGACAAAATAGGCATTCATTTTGGCAATGTCTATATTATCGTTGCTAAAAAACGTGAAATAACGCCTAAGCCTGTTGGTCTTGATTGGAAGCTGGCCAATTGGCTGCCGATTGGCAATAAAGGGCGTGTGGCTACATCTTGTGATCAGCATCATTTATCTAAAAAACAGATTAATAAATAA
- the rnhA gene encoding ribonuclease HI produces the protein MLENLVEMFTDGGCKGNPGPGGWGALLRFKGVEKEFKGYEADTTNNRMELMAAISAFEALKRPCHAVITTDSQYVKNGITQWLPNWKKRGWKTANNKPVKNQDLWQRLEAAMTGHQVEWCWVKGHSGHAENERVDQLANEAIDELLAKTKRTKHV, from the coding sequence TTGTTGGAAAATTTAGTAGAAATGTTTACCGACGGTGGCTGTAAAGGCAATCCGGGACCAGGTGGTTGGGGCGCTTTGTTACGCTTTAAAGGGGTAGAAAAAGAATTCAAGGGGTATGAAGCTGACACAACGAATAACCGTATGGAGCTGATGGCGGCCATTTCCGCGTTTGAGGCGCTTAAACGTCCTTGTCACGCTGTTATCACTACCGATTCCCAGTATGTTAAAAATGGAATTACCCAGTGGCTACCCAACTGGAAGAAACGTGGCTGGAAAACCGCGAACAACAAGCCGGTTAAAAATCAGGATTTATGGCAGCGTCTAGAGGCTGCGATGACGGGGCATCAGGTTGAGTGGTGCTGGGTTAAGGGGCATAGCGGTCATGCAGAAAATGAAAGGGTGGATCAATTGGCTAACGAGGCGATTGATGAATTATTAGCAAAAACTAAAAGGACAAAGCATGTTTAA
- a CDS encoding M23 family metallopeptidase: MFNRQWIKALVGGIAIWASSNAIAIEIKGDLVQGNWVQVLAEPGSQLVFEQRKLNLDAEGRALIAFSRDAKPEKTLTLISPNGDKTEHRLTIAQRDYIVQRIDGLPAKHVTPDEATLAKIREDGRKAVEARKIELATPYFLGGFIWPAEGWITGIYGSQRILNGHPRRPHFGVDIAEATGTPIYAPADGEVTLAESMELSGNTLFIDHGYGLRSDFMHLEEILVKLGDQVKQGQQVATMGATGRATGPHLHWGMSWFDVRLDPALMFNLDRTLARGARIMNNQVVWED; the protein is encoded by the coding sequence ATGTTTAATAGGCAATGGATAAAAGCCCTTGTGGGTGGAATAGCAATCTGGGCTTCTTCAAATGCCATAGCCATTGAAATAAAAGGTGATTTGGTTCAAGGGAATTGGGTTCAAGTGCTGGCTGAACCAGGCAGCCAATTAGTTTTTGAACAACGCAAACTCAATCTGGATGCTGAAGGCAGGGCTTTAATTGCTTTTTCTCGTGATGCTAAACCTGAAAAAACACTGACCTTGATCAGCCCAAACGGTGATAAAACAGAGCACCGTTTAACCATTGCGCAACGCGATTATATTGTGCAGCGCATCGATGGCCTGCCTGCAAAGCATGTCACCCCTGACGAGGCGACCTTGGCTAAGATTAGAGAAGATGGACGTAAAGCCGTTGAAGCAAGAAAAATTGAGCTGGCAACGCCTTATTTTTTAGGCGGTTTTATTTGGCCGGCGGAAGGTTGGATTACTGGTATTTATGGAAGCCAGCGAATTTTAAATGGCCATCCGCGTCGTCCCCATTTCGGGGTTGATATTGCCGAAGCTACCGGCACACCGATTTATGCACCTGCTGATGGTGAAGTGACTTTAGCAGAATCAATGGAGTTAAGTGGTAACACCTTGTTTATCGATCACGGTTATGGATTACGCTCAGATTTTATGCATTTAGAGGAAATTTTAGTAAAACTAGGTGATCAGGTTAAACAGGGGCAGCAGGTAGCGACCATGGGTGCCACAGGTCGTGCAACCGGGCCACATTTACATTGGGGTATGAGTTGGTTTGATGTTCGATTAGATCCGGCTTTGATGTTTAATTTAGATCGAACTTTAGCGCGTGGTGCGCGAATTATGAATAACCAAGTGGTCTGGGAAGATTAA
- the arsC gene encoding arsenate reductase (glutaredoxin) (This arsenate reductase requires both glutathione and glutaredoxin to convert arsenate to arsenite, after which the efflux transporter formed by ArsA and ArsB can extrude the arsenite from the cell, providing resistance.), with protein sequence MSKQAKIYHNPRCSKSRNALQMLNQKGYQVKEVRYLENPPSAEELAELCQKLACKATDIIRSNEVLFQAMGLQLDDLRDDQAWFELLSQHPKLIQRPIVVIGEQAVIARPTECLETLM encoded by the coding sequence ATGTCAAAACAGGCTAAAATCTATCATAATCCACGCTGTTCTAAAAGCCGCAACGCATTGCAAATGCTTAATCAAAAAGGCTATCAGGTCAAAGAAGTGCGTTACCTAGAGAATCCACCCAGCGCCGAAGAGTTAGCTGAACTCTGTCAAAAGTTAGCATGCAAAGCAACGGATATCATTCGTAGCAATGAAGTTTTGTTTCAAGCCATGGGGTTGCAACTAGATGATCTCCGTGATGACCAGGCCTGGTTTGAACTTTTAAGTCAACATCCTAAACTGATACAACGTCCAATTGTTGTCATCGGCGAACAGGCAGTGATTGCCAGACCAACCGAGTGCTTGGAGACTCTAATGTAA
- the xseB gene encoding exodeoxyribonuclease VII small subunit, giving the protein MSKTNKAESFKENYARLQQIANQLMQTDEVDIDQLVPMVDEASRAYQACKSRLDAVEAALSQRLEKEETNEPV; this is encoded by the coding sequence ATGAGTAAAACAAACAAAGCAGAAAGCTTCAAAGAAAACTATGCACGACTACAACAGATAGCGAATCAACTGATGCAAACCGATGAGGTTGACATTGATCAGCTCGTGCCAATGGTCGATGAAGCAAGTCGTGCTTATCAGGCTTGCAAATCAAGACTGGATGCGGTCGAAGCGGCACTAAGCCAACGTTTAGAAAAAGAGGAAACCAACGAGCCAGTCTAA
- the xseA gene encoding exodeoxyribonuclease VII large subunit, with protein MKRLKRQVMLYLEVPFAQKELAKQQGARWDPLKKKWYLADPENHDLTLFAAWLPQTTSSLPLEQPGLLDAPLATKESLSLAELLQQVQVKLQAQFSQAIWVRAEIANLSERRGHLYLELSENNDQGQTLASCRAMIWASAAEKMMAQFEKATGSTLKEGQKVLVQVQVNFHEKFGFSLVVQDIDPSFTLGEIEANLIAMRQKLMKEGLYEANKQQMLAGDLFRIAVISPPQAAGLGDFRAEADKLQQLGLCEFVYLHSAFQGEQVLAEMQSAFMAFEAFQQKQPFDALVIIRGGGAKLDLNPLNHYELAKAIALMPIPVLTGIGHERDNTILDEVAHTRFDTPSKVIHGIWQRISQRAKTAIEHWRQIESGAVKRLQKSVSELNQLKQQLEHHQARSLQYWQHQLDPLFARIQARSQQQLGQGRVGLDYLIQQIYRQAYQPIATINLDLTAQHKQVRQLALKALSFYRQQSKQTLGYVLSSGPKTQLQRGFALAKTQDNQPILSVKQAAQLNQFKLEFKDGELSVRPIKPNNNTESV; from the coding sequence ATGAAGCGTCTAAAGAGGCAGGTCATGCTGTATCTTGAGGTGCCGTTTGCACAGAAGGAATTAGCCAAGCAGCAGGGCGCTCGCTGGGACCCGTTGAAAAAAAAGTGGTATTTGGCCGACCCTGAAAACCATGATTTAACCCTATTCGCAGCTTGGTTACCTCAAACAACGTCTAGCTTGCCACTTGAACAACCAGGCCTGCTGGATGCTCCCCTTGCCACCAAAGAAAGCTTGAGTTTAGCCGAATTGTTGCAGCAGGTGCAAGTCAAGTTGCAGGCGCAGTTCAGTCAAGCGATTTGGGTCAGAGCTGAAATCGCAAATTTGAGTGAACGTCGGGGTCATCTATATCTAGAGCTGAGTGAAAATAATGACCAAGGACAGACCTTAGCCAGTTGTCGTGCGATGATCTGGGCTTCCGCTGCAGAAAAAATGATGGCGCAATTTGAAAAAGCGACCGGCTCGACATTAAAAGAAGGCCAAAAAGTACTGGTTCAAGTGCAAGTGAATTTTCATGAAAAATTTGGCTTTTCGCTTGTTGTTCAAGATATCGACCCCAGTTTTACGCTCGGCGAAATTGAAGCCAACTTGATTGCGATGCGTCAAAAGCTGATGAAAGAAGGGCTGTATGAAGCCAATAAGCAGCAAATGCTAGCCGGTGATCTGTTTCGGATTGCGGTGATTTCACCGCCTCAAGCCGCCGGCCTCGGCGATTTTAGAGCCGAAGCGGATAAGTTACAACAGCTTGGATTATGCGAGTTTGTTTACCTTCATAGCGCGTTTCAAGGTGAGCAGGTGCTTGCAGAAATGCAGTCCGCTTTTATGGCGTTTGAAGCCTTTCAGCAAAAACAACCTTTCGATGCGTTAGTGATTATTCGCGGTGGTGGCGCAAAACTCGATTTAAATCCTTTAAATCACTATGAATTGGCAAAGGCAATTGCCTTAATGCCCATTCCGGTTTTAACTGGTATTGGTCATGAGCGCGATAACACGATTCTTGATGAGGTGGCGCACACAAGATTTGATACCCCTAGTAAAGTGATTCATGGTATCTGGCAACGCATCAGCCAACGAGCAAAAACCGCAATCGAACACTGGAGACAGATCGAAAGCGGGGCAGTTAAACGACTTCAAAAATCCGTATCGGAATTAAACCAGCTAAAACAGCAGCTTGAACACCATCAAGCCCGGTCTTTGCAGTATTGGCAGCATCAACTCGACCCACTTTTTGCTCGGATTCAAGCAAGAAGTCAACAACAGCTTGGACAAGGTCGAGTGGGCTTAGATTACCTTATTCAACAAATCTATCGACAGGCTTATCAGCCGATCGCTACCATTAACCTTGATTTAACGGCGCAGCATAAACAGGTTCGGCAACTAGCGCTGAAAGCCCTGAGTTTTTATCGGCAACAAAGCAAGCAAACCCTGGGCTATGTCTTAAGTTCGGGCCCCAAAACACAACTACAGCGCGGTTTTGCACTGGCAAAAACGCAAGACAACCAACCGATTTTATCGGTAAAACAAGCCGCCCAACTCAATCAATTCAAGCTTGAGTTTAAAGACGGTGAACTCAGCGTTCGCCCGATCAAACCTAACAACAACACGGAGTCAGTATGA
- the dusA gene encoding tRNA dihydrouridine(20/20a) synthase DusA, whose product MSESLTETRFIKKGLTSASGFAVAPMLDWTDRHCRVFHRLMSSQAWLYSEMVTTGAIIYGNNLPRFLGHDASDSPVVLQLGGSDPKDLATCARLGQEWGYNEINLNVGCPSDRVQNNLIGACLMGHPQLVAEAVAAMKAVVSIPVTVKCRIGIDDQEDLQTLIDFVGGLAVAGVDGVIIHARKAWLQGLSPKENRDVPPLNYNWVHQVKLAFPELEISLNGGLKTLEAGLVHFDNYQDLPPVNGVMLGRAIYEQPFMLTAVDSLYYGVEHPAPTRHQVLTQLYPYIEAHLKQGGRVSHITRHMMGLFHGCAGGRLWRRYLSEHACKPGAGIEVIEQAYHLVAAEVQRKADYEASKEAGHAVS is encoded by the coding sequence GTGAGCGAATCGCTAACTGAGACAAGATTCATTAAAAAAGGCTTAACCAGTGCCAGCGGCTTTGCCGTTGCGCCCATGCTGGATTGGACTGATCGCCACTGTCGCGTTTTTCATCGCTTAATGTCCAGCCAGGCCTGGTTGTATTCGGAAATGGTGACGACTGGAGCGATCATTTATGGCAATAATCTTCCCAGATTTTTGGGACATGATGCTTCGGATTCACCGGTCGTGTTGCAACTCGGAGGCAGTGATCCTAAGGATTTGGCGACCTGTGCCAGGCTAGGACAGGAATGGGGTTATAACGAAATTAATCTTAATGTTGGTTGCCCCAGTGACCGGGTTCAGAACAACCTGATTGGCGCATGCCTAATGGGCCATCCTCAGTTAGTCGCTGAAGCGGTAGCCGCAATGAAAGCCGTGGTGTCCATCCCCGTTACGGTGAAATGCCGAATAGGGATTGATGATCAAGAAGACCTGCAAACGCTGATCGATTTTGTGGGTGGACTGGCTGTGGCGGGGGTTGATGGCGTGATTATTCATGCGCGTAAAGCTTGGCTGCAAGGACTTTCTCCTAAAGAAAATCGAGATGTTCCACCATTGAATTATAACTGGGTTCATCAGGTAAAACTGGCATTTCCTGAACTTGAGATTAGCCTTAACGGGGGGCTTAAAACCTTAGAAGCAGGCCTGGTTCATTTTGATAATTATCAGGACTTGCCTCCGGTAAACGGCGTGATGCTAGGGCGCGCTATTTATGAACAGCCCTTTATGCTGACTGCTGTCGATTCGTTATATTATGGTGTTGAACATCCCGCGCCTACTCGGCATCAAGTCCTAACCCAGCTTTATCCCTATATTGAAGCGCATCTAAAGCAGGGTGGCCGAGTAAGCCATATCACCCGTCATATGATGGGTTTATTTCATGGTTGTGCCGGAGGCCGGTTATGGCGACGTTATTTATCAGAACACGCCTGCAAACCCGGAGCGGGGATTGAGGTGATTGAGCAGGCTTATCATTTAGTAGCGGCTGAAGTTCAACGCAAGGCAGACTATGAAGCGTCTAAAGAGGCAGGTCATGCTGTATCTTGA
- a CDS encoding YaiI/YqxD family protein yields MKIWVDADACPVVIKEILFKAAIRTSTETILVANHTMQIPVNPLIKFMQVPGGFDVADNKIMQQLNAEDLVITQDIPLAAEVVAAGALAINPRGELYTESNIKARLTMRDFMESLRSSGIQTGGPAAFNQADRQAFANQLDRILTQRKKHPQKT; encoded by the coding sequence ATGAAAATTTGGGTGGATGCGGATGCCTGTCCGGTAGTCATCAAAGAAATTTTATTTAAAGCCGCGATTCGTACATCAACCGAAACCATTTTGGTTGCCAACCATACGATGCAGATTCCTGTTAATCCGCTGATTAAGTTTATGCAAGTTCCGGGTGGTTTTGATGTTGCCGACAATAAGATTATGCAACAGCTGAATGCTGAGGACTTGGTTATTACGCAAGACATTCCGCTTGCTGCCGAGGTGGTAGCAGCCGGTGCTTTGGCTATTAACCCTCGCGGGGAACTCTACACAGAAAGTAATATCAAAGCCCGTTTAACGATGCGTGACTTTATGGAAAGCCTGCGCTCCAGCGGTATTCAAACCGGTGGCCCAGCGGCATTTAATCAGGCGGATCGTCAAGCCTTCGCTAATCAACTTGACCGGATTCTTACCCAACGGAAAAAACATCCTCAAAAGACTTGA
- the rfbB gene encoding dTDP-glucose 4,6-dehydratase has protein sequence MKILVTGGAGFIGSALVRHIIQDTPYQVVNLDKLTYAGNLLSVASVSDNSRYAFEQVDICDAEAVKRVFSQHQPDIVMHLAAESHVDRSITGPADFIQTNIVGTYTLLEQARIYWLKLRDEKKRQFRFHHISTDEVYGDLPHPDDIQPSSGTGLSDLSLPLFTEQTAYAPSSPYSASKAASDHLVRAWLRTYELPTLVTNCSNNYGPYHYPEKLIPLTILNALKGEVLPVYGRGQQIRDWLYVEDHVRALLLVATQGKLGETYNIGGHNEKRNIDVVKTICQILEKLAPSESNPNIDTYSCEPGNASCYSELIKFVADRPGHDRRYAIDASKIERELGWIPQETFESGLEKTVQWYLDNQAWCQAIQAQA, from the coding sequence ATGAAAATCCTCGTTACCGGTGGTGCCGGTTTTATAGGTTCAGCCCTAGTTCGTCATATTATTCAAGATACTCCTTATCAGGTGGTCAATTTAGATAAGCTCACTTATGCTGGCAATTTATTATCGGTTGCTTCGGTAAGCGATAATTCACGTTATGCTTTTGAGCAGGTTGATATTTGTGATGCTGAAGCGGTCAAGCGTGTTTTTAGTCAGCATCAACCGGATATTGTGATGCATTTGGCCGCTGAGTCGCATGTTGATCGTTCAATTACCGGCCCTGCAGATTTTATCCAAACCAATATTGTCGGCACTTACACCTTGTTAGAGCAGGCTAGGATTTATTGGTTAAAACTGCGTGATGAAAAAAAACGCCAATTCCGTTTTCATCATATTTCTACTGACGAAGTTTATGGTGATTTGCCGCATCCGGATGACATTCAACCTTCTAGCGGAACAGGGCTATCAGACTTGAGTCTACCGCTTTTTACAGAACAAACGGCTTATGCTCCCAGTTCGCCTTATTCGGCAAGTAAAGCCGCGTCTGATCATCTAGTTCGCGCGTGGTTGCGCACCTACGAACTGCCGACCTTGGTAACCAATTGCTCAAACAATTATGGTCCTTATCATTATCCGGAAAAATTAATCCCCTTAACGATCTTAAATGCGCTTAAAGGGGAAGTATTGCCGGTATACGGGCGCGGTCAGCAAATACGCGATTGGCTTTATGTCGAAGACCATGTTCGCGCCTTACTACTGGTAGCGACCCAAGGCAAACTGGGCGAAACCTATAATATTGGCGGTCACAATGAAAAACGCAATATTGACGTAGTTAAAACGATTTGTCAGATCTTAGAAAAGCTTGCGCCTTCTGAATCAAACCCTAATATTGACACCTATTCTTGTGAGCCGGGTAATGCCAGTTGTTATAGTGAATTGATTAAATTTGTTGCTGATCGACCGGGTCACGATCGACGTTACGCGATTGATGCCAGCAAAATTGAACGTGAACTGGGTTGGATTCCACAAGAAACCTTTGAGTCTGGCTTAGAAAAAACCGTGCAATGGTATTTAGATAACCAGGCCTGGTGCCAAGCCATACAGGCACAAGCATGA
- a CDS encoding methyl-accepting chemotaxis protein yields the protein MSAINMNFKQPSILRNMLLAFLGFGLFMGLVFPLFAHFFVEWKPGMFFWFALSCVIAGISIGLFNFWLLNRMLLRRFERIGVVAKAISHNDISAKCSLQSHDFVGEMSASFNTMTANLRSMVQQISEVSDQMHHASGVMVDEANKTQQGVDLQKNDTQKMVQAVNLMRQSLAKVSEQAQDALAAVKTTDQEARKGFERVEDSVMIIEQLALQVEAASEVIKQLDQDAANIAKVIGVIKSIAEQTNLLALNAAIEAARAGENGRGFAVVADEVRVLASRTQESTREIESSIAHLIDVSKKAVQVMDEGREQARSSVVHAHQAGETLSFIQQSVATIYQKNSNIVESTLQQSQQADLVEKNLQRVSQTSDQVDQGTHNTLAASNKVGRLSDHLSQLVGMFKLHSK from the coding sequence ATGAGTGCCATCAACATGAACTTTAAACAGCCCAGCATACTTCGAAATATGCTATTGGCCTTTCTGGGGTTTGGCCTTTTTATGGGGCTGGTTTTTCCGTTGTTTGCTCACTTCTTTGTCGAATGGAAGCCAGGGATGTTTTTCTGGTTTGCCTTGTCTTGTGTGATTGCCGGCATCAGTATTGGTCTGTTTAACTTTTGGTTGTTAAACAGAATGTTATTAAGACGATTTGAGCGTATTGGCGTGGTTGCCAAGGCCATTAGTCACAATGATATCAGTGCGAAGTGTTCGTTGCAAAGCCATGATTTTGTTGGTGAAATGTCGGCTAGCTTTAATACTATGACCGCGAATTTGCGCTCGATGGTACAGCAAATTTCTGAAGTGTCTGATCAAATGCACCATGCGTCGGGCGTGATGGTGGATGAAGCTAATAAAACTCAGCAGGGTGTTGATTTACAAAAAAATGATACTCAAAAAATGGTACAGGCCGTCAACCTAATGCGACAGTCGCTTGCTAAGGTTTCTGAGCAGGCACAGGATGCCTTAGCCGCAGTCAAAACCACTGATCAGGAGGCACGAAAGGGGTTTGAGCGCGTTGAAGATTCGGTGATGATTATCGAGCAGTTGGCATTACAAGTTGAAGCTGCTTCAGAAGTTATTAAACAGTTGGATCAAGATGCGGCTAATATTGCTAAGGTAATTGGCGTTATTAAAAGTATCGCGGAGCAGACCAATCTACTTGCATTAAATGCCGCAATTGAAGCGGCGCGAGCAGGTGAAAATGGCCGTGGTTTTGCGGTGGTGGCTGATGAAGTCAGGGTATTAGCCAGTCGAACACAAGAGTCCACACGTGAGATAGAGTCAAGTATTGCGCACCTTATTGATGTATCTAAAAAGGCGGTGCAAGTCATGGATGAAGGCCGTGAACAGGCTCGCAGCAGTGTTGTACATGCTCACCAAGCAGGCGAAACACTTAGTTTTATTCAACAGTCTGTCGCTACGATTTATCAAAAAAACTCTAACATCGTTGAATCGACTCTTCAACAGAGCCAGCAAGCGGATTTGGTGGAGAAAAATCTTCAACGCGTTAGTCAAACCTCTGATCAGGTTGACCAGGGCACGCATAACACCCTCGCTGCCAGCAATAAAGTAGGGCGTTTATCGGATCATTTAAGCCAGCTTGTAGGGATGTTTAAACTGCATAGCAAATAG
- the gltX gene encoding glutamate--tRNA ligase yields MIRTRFAPSPTGYLHIGGVRTALFSWLYARKMGGEFILRIEDTDLERSTQESVNAILEGMTWLGLDYDQGPFYQTHHFDRYKAVIQQLLDQGDAYYCYASPEELDEMREQQRERGEKPRYDGRYRDFTGTPPQGVKPVIRFKNPLDGEVVIEDMVKGSVTIKNTEIDDLVIARSDGTPTYNLSVVVDDWDMGITHVIRGDDHLNNTPRQINILKALGAPIPKYAHIPMVLGADGARLSKRHGAVSVLQYKEEGYLPEALLNYLVRLGWSHGDQEIFSIDEMVNAFDLDSVNAAPSTFNDEKCIWVNQQHIQNASAEHLARHLSHFMAERGCDLTQGPALDQVADLLRERAKTLIEMADSALYFYQDFEQFDADAAKKHLRPVAAEPLSRVMQKMMVLESWTTETIHQAIQDAATELDIGMGKVGMPLRVAITGAGQSPSIDATAALIGKERCLMRLQMALDFIAARAEG; encoded by the coding sequence GTGATTCGTACTCGATTTGCCCCAAGCCCAACTGGTTATTTACATATTGGTGGTGTTCGTACCGCTTTGTTTTCTTGGCTTTATGCTCGCAAAATGGGTGGGGAGTTTATTTTACGAATCGAAGATACAGACCTAGAACGTTCAACACAGGAATCGGTCAATGCAATTTTAGAGGGCATGACCTGGCTTGGTTTAGATTATGACCAGGGACCTTTTTATCAAACGCATCATTTTGATCGCTATAAAGCGGTTATTCAGCAACTTTTAGATCAAGGGGATGCTTATTACTGCTATGCTTCACCTGAAGAACTCGATGAGATGCGTGAGCAACAGCGTGAACGAGGCGAAAAGCCGAGATATGATGGTCGTTATCGAGATTTTACCGGTACGCCACCACAGGGCGTAAAACCGGTCATTCGCTTTAAAAACCCACTGGATGGTGAAGTGGTGATTGAGGATATGGTTAAGGGCAGTGTTACGATTAAAAACACTGAGATCGATGATCTGGTGATTGCGCGTTCAGATGGCACGCCTACTTATAACTTGTCCGTTGTAGTGGATGACTGGGATATGGGCATTACACATGTGATTCGTGGTGATGACCATCTTAATAACACTCCACGTCAAATCAATATCTTAAAGGCACTAGGGGCACCGATTCCTAAGTACGCGCATATCCCAATGGTGCTGGGCGCAGATGGGGCGCGTTTATCTAAGCGACATGGTGCAGTTAGTGTTCTGCAGTACAAAGAGGAAGGCTATCTGCCTGAAGCTTTGCTAAACTATTTAGTGCGTTTGGGTTGGTCTCATGGTGATCAAGAAATCTTTAGCATTGATGAAATGGTGAACGCGTTTGACTTAGATTCGGTGAATGCAGCACCTTCCACGTTTAACGATGAGAAATGCATTTGGGTTAACCAGCAACACATCCAAAATGCTTCTGCTGAACATTTAGCCCGTCATCTTTCACACTTTATGGCGGAACGAGGCTGTGATCTCACCCAGGGTCCGGCTCTGGATCAGGTTGCAGATCTCTTACGTGAACGCGCCAAGACACTAATCGAAATGGCCGACAGCGCGCTTTATTTCTATCAAGACTTCGAGCAATTTGATGCCGATGCGGCTAAAAAACACCTTCGCCCAGTTGCCGCTGAGCCTTTGAGTCGTGTTATGCAGAAAATGATGGTGCTTGAAAGCTGGACAACAGAAACCATTCATCAGGCTATCCAAGATGCCGCGACTGAATTGGATATTGGCATGGGTAAAGTGGGTATGCCGTTGCGTGTTGCGATTACCGGTGCGGGTCAGTCACCATCAATTGATGCGACCGCAGCGTTGATTGGCAAAGAACGTTGTTTAATGCGGTTACAAATGGCATTGGATTTTATTGCAGCTCGCGCTGAAGGCTAA